The Croceicoccus marinus genome contains a region encoding:
- a CDS encoding MFS transporter produces MNSAPAKTGKAPAHDREDGEGLPMPRRVWAIIAVSFGTALFVLDSVIANVALPTLSRELDVSEGAVTSVVTIYQLVMVMGLLPFAKLGDRIGHRRIYQIGQVLFCAASALVWFIDSFAMLLVLRALQALGASLALAVASAMIRNIYPEKSLGSGLGINSVVVASSAALAPTLGGFIVAHFSWQYVFVVAVPFALLSLVLGRSLPNARPGADLDGVGSVWSAVTVALLIGGVQLAAHEGTLLPGIAAFVFGVLSAWWLVKRERKQDRPVLPVDILALPAVGLSALAGAVAFCATGLLTVSLPFILEQKLGYTPDQVGLVLLPFPLTMLIFAPFTGWLSDRVAPTKLGLFGLAILIAGFASFIFLPADGSYVDVAWRLVTCAIGFAFFMPPNSRLLIGSAPRDRSAAAGGVLSTSRLFGQANAAALAGLMLGLGLGLGPVPFYVAIGLSVVAGLCSLTRYRTIIAQRRLAAFAEIGT; encoded by the coding sequence ATGAACAGCGCCCCCGCGAAAACCGGCAAGGCACCAGCGCACGATCGCGAGGACGGCGAGGGCCTGCCCATGCCGCGCCGCGTATGGGCGATCATCGCGGTCAGCTTCGGCACCGCGCTGTTCGTGCTCGATTCGGTGATCGCCAATGTCGCGCTGCCCACCTTGTCGCGCGAACTGGACGTCAGCGAAGGGGCGGTCACCTCGGTCGTCACGATCTATCAGCTGGTGATGGTGATGGGCCTGCTGCCCTTCGCCAAGCTGGGCGACCGCATCGGGCACCGCCGCATCTACCAGATCGGGCAGGTGCTGTTCTGCGCCGCTTCCGCACTGGTCTGGTTCATCGACAGCTTCGCCATGCTGCTGGTGCTGCGCGCGCTTCAGGCGCTGGGGGCCAGCCTGGCGCTGGCGGTGGCATCGGCGATGATCCGCAACATCTATCCCGAAAAGAGCCTTGGCAGCGGGCTGGGCATCAATTCGGTGGTGGTCGCTTCCTCCGCCGCGCTGGCGCCGACTTTGGGCGGCTTCATCGTGGCGCATTTCTCGTGGCAATATGTGTTCGTGGTCGCGGTGCCCTTCGCGCTGCTGTCGCTGGTGCTGGGCCGCAGCCTGCCCAATGCGCGCCCCGGCGCCGACCTCGACGGCGTGGGCAGCGTGTGGAGCGCGGTTACCGTCGCGCTGCTGATCGGCGGCGTGCAGCTGGCCGCGCATGAAGGCACGCTGCTGCCCGGCATCGCCGCCTTCGTGTTCGGCGTGCTGTCGGCGTGGTGGCTGGTCAAGCGCGAACGCAAGCAGGACCGGCCCGTATTGCCCGTCGACATCCTCGCGCTTCCCGCCGTGGGCCTGTCGGCGCTGGCGGGCGCGGTGGCGTTCTGCGCGACCGGGCTGCTGACCGTGTCGCTGCCCTTCATCCTGGAACAGAAATTGGGCTACACGCCCGACCAGGTCGGCCTTGTGCTGCTGCCGTTCCCGCTGACCATGCTGATCTTCGCGCCGTTCACCGGGTGGCTGTCCGACCGCGTCGCCCCGACCAAGCTGGGGCTGTTCGGCCTTGCCATATTGATCGCAGGTTTCGCGTCCTTCATCTTCCTGCCCGCCGACGGCAGCTATGTCGATGTCGCGTGGCGGCTGGTCACCTGCGCGATCGGTTTCGCGTTCTTCATGCCGCCCAATTCGCGCCTGCTGATCGGCAGCGCCCCGCGCGACCGTTCGGCGGCGGCGGGCGGCGTGCTGTCGACCTCGCGCCTGTTCGGGCAGGCCAATGCGGCGGCGCTGGCGGGCCTGATGCTGGGTCTTGGCCTCGGCCTCGGCCCGGTGCCGTTCTATGTGGCGATCGGCCTGTCGGTGGTCGCGGGCCTGTGCTCGCTCACCCGCTACCGCACGATCATCGCGCAGCGGCGGCTGGCCGCCTTTGCCGAAATCGGCACCTGA
- the era gene encoding GTPase Era has product MDESANDAPEAMGTGTRCGVVAVLGAPNAGKSTLVNSLVGQKVAITSPKAQTTRARLLGIALAENAAGEPTQIVLADTPGIFAPRRRLDRAMVNAAWEGADEADAILLVVDPIKQRRHELMPLIETLAQRPERRILVINKVDASKKEALLVLAQDLDAQAKFDEIFFVSALTGDGVGELKAHLASLMPEGPWLYPEDQVSDASQRLLAAEITREQLYLQLREELPYDSAIRPEAYVERPDGSVEIRQQIVLGRDSQKPIVLGKGGARIKAIGEASREELSKLLGQKVHLFLHVKVQENWAEDKELYEVLGLDWVK; this is encoded by the coding sequence ATGGACGAAAGTGCAAACGACGCGCCCGAAGCGATGGGGACCGGCACACGCTGCGGCGTGGTGGCGGTGCTGGGCGCGCCCAATGCGGGCAAGTCGACGCTGGTGAATTCGCTGGTGGGCCAGAAGGTCGCGATCACCAGTCCCAAGGCGCAGACCACGCGCGCGCGGCTTCTGGGCATCGCGCTGGCGGAAAATGCCGCGGGCGAGCCGACGCAGATCGTCTTGGCGGACACGCCCGGCATCTTCGCGCCGCGGCGACGGCTGGACCGCGCGATGGTCAATGCCGCCTGGGAAGGCGCGGACGAGGCGGACGCGATCCTGCTGGTGGTCGATCCGATCAAGCAGCGCCGGCACGAGCTGATGCCGCTGATCGAAACGCTGGCGCAGCGGCCCGAACGCAGGATCCTGGTCATCAACAAGGTCGACGCCTCGAAGAAGGAGGCGCTGCTGGTGCTGGCGCAGGACCTCGACGCGCAGGCCAAGTTCGACGAGATCTTCTTCGTCTCGGCGCTGACCGGCGACGGGGTGGGCGAGCTGAAGGCGCATCTCGCCTCGCTGATGCCCGAAGGTCCGTGGCTGTATCCCGAGGATCAGGTGTCGGACGCGTCGCAGCGGCTGCTGGCGGCGGAGATCACGCGCGAGCAGCTGTATCTGCAGCTGCGCGAGGAACTGCCCTATGACAGCGCGATCCGGCCCGAGGCCTATGTCGAGCGGCCCGACGGTTCGGTCGAGATCCGCCAGCAGATCGTGCTAGGCCGCGACAGCCAGAAACCCATCGTGCTGGGCAAGGGCGGCGCGCGCATCAAGGCCATCGGCGAGGCATCGCGCGAGGAATTGTCGAAGCTGCTGGGCCAGAAAGTGCACCTGTTCCTGCATGTGAAGGTCCAGGAGAACTGGGCCGAGGACAAGGAGCTTTACGAGGTGCTGGGGCTCGACTGGGTGAAATAG
- the rnc gene encoding ribonuclease III, with product MTAEGMAARDTSQSVALDDTARDWIEAQTGAVPRDEGLWVAALTHGSTGESFDYQRLEFLGDRVLGLTIAEWLYEHTDGSEGKLSQRLNALVSRAACAKAARTEGLADHMRLGKQARADGGLESDNILGDVIEALIGACFLEHGFDTARALVRRWWADAVEGRTGQSKHPKSALQEWAAGNRRKMPEYDLIERSGPDHALRFTVRVSVKGVGDETGTGISKQQAETDAAARFLQRHG from the coding sequence ATGACAGCGGAAGGCATGGCAGCAAGAGATACGAGCCAAAGCGTTGCACTGGACGACACGGCGCGCGACTGGATCGAGGCGCAGACCGGCGCGGTGCCGCGCGACGAGGGGTTGTGGGTCGCGGCGCTGACGCATGGCAGCACGGGCGAAAGCTTCGACTATCAGCGGCTTGAGTTCCTGGGCGACCGGGTGCTGGGGCTGACCATCGCGGAATGGCTGTACGAACATACCGACGGGTCGGAAGGCAAGCTGTCGCAGCGGCTGAACGCGCTGGTCAGCCGCGCCGCCTGCGCCAAGGCCGCGCGGACCGAGGGGCTGGCCGATCACATGCGGCTGGGCAAGCAGGCGCGCGCCGATGGCGGGCTTGAAAGCGACAACATACTGGGCGACGTCATCGAGGCGCTGATCGGCGCCTGTTTCCTGGAGCACGGTTTCGACACCGCCCGCGCGCTGGTCCGCCGCTGGTGGGCCGACGCGGTCGAGGGGCGCACCGGCCAGTCCAAGCATCCCAAGTCGGCCCTGCAGGAATGGGCCGCGGGCAATCGCCGCAAGATGCCGGAATACGATCTGATCGAACGCAGCGGCCCCGACCATGCGCTGCGCTTTACGGTGCGCGTGTCGGTCAAGGGCGTGGGCGACGAAACCGGCACGGGCATTTCCAAACAGCAGGCCGAAACCGACGCGGCGGCCCGCTTTCTTCAGCGTCACGGATAG
- the lepB gene encoding signal peptidase I, with protein sequence MQISGPSKNGDGAPERPSADRQPGSGDPFARPAGAAPRAEKKEKKEDSFPVFLLKLAVIVFIFRSFVFSPFNIPSESMLPRLLIGDYLLASKWSYGYTRYSLPFSMPLIPGRILASTPERGDVAIFKAPPDAANDYIKRIIGLPGDQVQMRGGQLFINGQAIPKRRIADLLLPVTQNMLDAAAISGRGSPCIDMRFEEAGVAGTRFCRYPRYVETLPSGRSYQVLDLIDTPQDDTPVFTVPEGHVFAMGDNRDNSEDSRFPARIGGGIGMVPMENLVGKAQVTMFSTDGSAEWFLPWTWFQATRWDRIGKTF encoded by the coding sequence ATGCAGATTTCCGGCCCCAGCAAGAATGGCGATGGCGCGCCCGAACGCCCGTCGGCCGACCGCCAGCCGGGTTCCGGCGACCCGTTCGCGCGGCCTGCCGGCGCCGCGCCCCGGGCGGAGAAGAAGGAGAAGAAGGAGGACAGCTTCCCCGTCTTCCTGCTGAAGCTGGCGGTGATCGTGTTCATCTTTCGCAGCTTCGTCTTCTCGCCCTTCAACATTCCGTCGGAATCGATGCTGCCGCGCCTCTTGATCGGGGATTACCTGCTCGCGTCGAAATGGTCGTATGGCTACACGCGCTATTCGCTGCCGTTCTCGATGCCGCTCATCCCTGGGCGGATCCTTGCCAGCACGCCCGAGCGCGGCGACGTCGCCATCTTCAAGGCGCCGCCAGACGCGGCGAACGATTACATCAAACGCATCATCGGCCTTCCCGGCGACCAGGTGCAGATGCGCGGCGGCCAGCTGTTCATCAACGGCCAGGCCATCCCCAAGCGCCGGATCGCGGACCTGCTGCTGCCCGTCACGCAGAACATGCTGGACGCGGCCGCGATCTCGGGCCGGGGGTCGCCCTGCATCGACATGCGGTTCGAGGAAGCGGGCGTCGCGGGCACGCGCTTCTGCCGCTATCCCCGCTATGTCGAGACGCTGCCGTCGGGCCGCAGTTACCAGGTGCTGGACCTGATCGACACGCCGCAGGACGACACGCCGGTGTTCACCGTGCCCGAGGGGCATGTCTTTGCCATGGGCGACAATCGCGACAATTCGGAAGACAGCCGCTTCCCCGCGCGGATCGGCGGCGGCATCGGCATGGTCCCGATGGAAAACCTGGTCGGCAAGGCGCAGGTGACCATGTTCTCGACCGACGGTTCGGCCGAATGGTTCCTGCCGTGGACCTGGTTCCAGGCCACCCGCTGGGACCGCATCGGGAAGACGTTCTGA
- the pgi gene encoding glucose-6-phosphate isomerase, whose translation MTDAAAIRDRLKNLPTPTLKELFDADPQRLSALTGRIGWGEGQTAGSILFDWSKTHLDEVHLGAFEELADAMDFAGRRDVLLTGGIANPTEGRAAQHTAERGIGSDAAVEEADALHQRMKLLVGAIRAGELGEVKHLIHIGIGGSALGPACALAMLARDIDAPLIDVHVVSNIDGCALEDAMHGCDPKTTMIAVASKTFTTTETMTNATSALDWLRENGVADPYGRVVALTASPEKAVEWGVDETRVLPFSETVGGRYSLWSSIGFPVAIALGWDEFEAVLAGAQAVDIHFRDTDARANLPLRAAFADQLYTRLRGCQTRAVFAYDERLKLFPDYLQQLEMESNGKLVTMDGKPVDGPTAPITWGGVGTDAQHAVFQLLHQGTVTVPVDFIASIAPGDALPDEHHRILLTNCFAQGAALMAGKGSDDPARSYPGNRPSATILCDDMDAATLGALIAFHEHRTFCNAVLMGINPFDQFGVELGKQIAKEIESGKGEGFDPSTEALLEAAGLK comes from the coding sequence ATGACCGACGCCGCCGCGATCCGCGACCGCCTCAAGAACCTGCCCACGCCCACGCTCAAGGAACTGTTCGACGCCGATCCGCAGCGTCTCTCGGCGCTGACCGGCCGGATCGGCTGGGGAGAGGGGCAGACCGCCGGCTCGATCCTGTTCGACTGGTCCAAGACCCATCTGGACGAGGTTCACCTGGGCGCGTTCGAGGAGCTGGCCGACGCGATGGACTTCGCAGGGCGCCGCGACGTGCTGCTGACCGGCGGCATCGCCAACCCGACCGAGGGCCGCGCCGCCCAGCACACCGCCGAGCGCGGCATCGGCTCCGACGCCGCGGTCGAGGAAGCCGACGCGCTGCACCAGCGCATGAAGCTGCTGGTGGGCGCGATCCGGGCCGGCGAACTGGGCGAGGTGAAGCACCTCATCCATATCGGCATCGGCGGTTCCGCGCTGGGCCCGGCCTGCGCGCTGGCCATGCTGGCGCGCGACATCGACGCGCCGCTGATCGACGTGCATGTCGTGTCGAACATCGACGGCTGCGCGCTGGAAGACGCGATGCATGGCTGCGATCCGAAAACGACGATGATCGCGGTCGCCTCCAAGACCTTCACCACGACCGAGACGATGACCAATGCGACAAGCGCGCTGGACTGGCTTAGGGAAAACGGCGTCGCCGATCCCTATGGCCGCGTCGTCGCATTGACCGCCAGCCCGGAAAAGGCGGTCGAATGGGGCGTCGACGAAACCCGCGTGCTGCCCTTCAGCGAGACCGTGGGCGGGCGCTATTCGCTGTGGTCCTCGATCGGCTTCCCCGTCGCCATCGCGCTGGGCTGGGACGAGTTCGAGGCGGTGCTGGCGGGCGCGCAGGCAGTCGACATCCACTTCCGCGACACGGACGCGCGCGCCAACCTCCCCTTGCGCGCCGCCTTCGCCGACCAGCTCTACACGCGGCTGCGCGGCTGCCAGACCCGCGCGGTCTTCGCCTATGACGAACGGCTGAAGCTGTTTCCCGACTATCTTCAGCAGCTCGAAATGGAATCGAACGGCAAGCTGGTGACGATGGACGGCAAACCCGTCGACGGCCCCACCGCGCCGATCACCTGGGGCGGGGTGGGCACCGATGCGCAGCACGCGGTATTCCAGCTGCTCCACCAGGGCACGGTGACGGTGCCGGTGGACTTCATCGCCAGCATCGCGCCGGGCGATGCGCTGCCCGACGAACATCACCGCATCCTGCTCACCAATTGCTTTGCGCAGGGCGCGGCGCTGATGGCGGGCAAGGGCAGCGACGATCCCGCGCGCAGCTATCCCGGCAACCGCCCCAGCGCGACCATTCTGTGCGACGACATGGATGCCGCCACGCTGGGCGCGCTGATCGCGTTCCACGAACACCGCACCTTCTGCAACGCGGTGCTGATGGGCATCAATCCGTTCGACCAGTTCGGCGTCGAACTGGGCAAGCAGATCGCGAAAGAGATCGAGAGCGGCAAGGGCGAGGGTTTCGACCCCAGCACCGAGGCGCTGCTGGAAGCCGCCGGGCTGAAATAA
- the gor gene encoding glutathione-disulfide reductase: MSYTPDTAYDFDLFVIGAGSGGVRASRVAAAHGARVAVAEEHRVGGTCVIRGCVPKKMLVYGAHFAEDLEDAQQFGWTVENATFDWRKLRDTVLDDVTRISGLYTETLGNHDVTIFDERAELVDAHTLKLASGRTVTAATILIATGARPRVPDCPGHELGITSNEAFHLDELPRRILIAGGGYIANEFAGIFNEFGSKVTIINRSDKLLRGYDESLRDRLLQISMMKGIDFRFNAEFRGIEKTQSDENGKGCLRVSMTDHEPIEVDCVLFATGRVPNVEGLGLENAGVELGDRGEIRVDRFSKTNVDNIYAVGDVTDRVQLTPVAIREGQAFADSVFGGKPTSVSYDCIPSAVFSHPPLAGVGMTEGEARNKMGDVKIYLADFRPMKNVLAGRNERGLYKMICEGNTGRIVGIHMIGPDAPEIMQAAAVAVKAGLTKDDFDATVAIHPTMAEELVLMK; this comes from the coding sequence ATGAGCTATACCCCCGACACCGCCTATGACTTCGACCTCTTCGTGATCGGCGCGGGGTCCGGCGGTGTGCGGGCCTCGCGCGTGGCGGCGGCGCATGGCGCGCGTGTCGCGGTGGCAGAGGAGCACCGCGTCGGCGGCACCTGCGTCATCCGCGGCTGCGTGCCCAAGAAGATGCTGGTCTATGGCGCCCATTTCGCCGAGGACCTGGAAGACGCGCAGCAGTTCGGCTGGACGGTCGAGAATGCGACCTTCGACTGGAGGAAATTGCGCGACACCGTGCTCGACGACGTCACGCGGATCAGCGGCCTCTATACCGAGACGCTGGGCAATCACGACGTCACCATCTTCGACGAACGGGCCGAGCTGGTCGACGCGCATACGCTCAAGCTGGCCAGCGGCAGGACCGTGACCGCCGCGACCATCCTGATCGCCACCGGAGCGCGCCCCCGCGTGCCCGACTGTCCGGGGCACGAGCTTGGCATCACCAGCAACGAGGCGTTCCACCTCGACGAGCTGCCCCGGCGCATACTGATCGCCGGCGGCGGCTATATCGCCAATGAATTCGCCGGCATCTTCAACGAGTTCGGCAGCAAGGTCACGATCATCAACCGGTCCGACAAGCTGCTGCGCGGCTATGACGAGAGCCTGCGCGACCGGCTGCTGCAGATCTCGATGATGAAGGGCATCGATTTCCGCTTCAACGCCGAATTCCGCGGGATCGAGAAGACCCAAAGTGACGAAAACGGCAAGGGCTGCCTGCGCGTCTCGATGACCGATCACGAGCCGATCGAGGTCGATTGCGTGCTGTTCGCCACCGGCCGCGTCCCCAATGTCGAAGGGCTGGGGCTGGAGAACGCGGGCGTCGAACTGGGCGATCGGGGCGAGATCAGGGTCGACCGCTTCTCGAAGACCAATGTCGATAACATCTACGCCGTGGGCGACGTCACCGACCGCGTGCAGCTGACCCCCGTCGCCATCCGCGAGGGGCAGGCCTTTGCCGACAGCGTGTTCGGCGGCAAGCCCACCAGCGTGTCCTATGACTGCATCCCCAGCGCGGTGTTCAGCCACCCCCCGCTGGCGGGCGTCGGCATGACCGAGGGCGAGGCGCGCAACAAGATGGGCGACGTGAAAATCTATCTCGCCGATTTCCGCCCGATGAAGAACGTGCTGGCGGGCCGCAACGAACGCGGCCTCTACAAGATGATCTGCGAGGGCAATACGGGCCGGATCGTCGGCATCCACATGATCGGCCCCGACGCGCCCGAGATCATGCAGGCCGCCGCCGTCGCGGTGAAGGCGGGCCTGACCAAGGACGATTTCGACGCCACCGTCGCCATCCACCCCACCATGGCGGAAGAGCTTGTCCTGATGAAATAG